The Sesamum indicum cultivar Zhongzhi No. 13 linkage group LG9, S_indicum_v1.0, whole genome shotgun sequence genome segment TGTTGCTTTCCCAAGAGGGGTAGGGGAGGAAACTCTGACGAGGGTGTTTGCctaaattcatttataaagtcctataattttataaaatattttttgatccTGAAAGATGTTGgaaattttactttaaaaataaactatcaAGTTCTTTTGATAGAATAAgatttccaaattaatttgaaaaaagttgaattaacctcataagatttttaaattaagggTTTGTTTGGTACAAatcaaaggaaaaaggaagggGAAAGAGGAGAGCCggaaaaataatagtttttcttcaaattgtttGATATGATTGGAAAGtgaataaattcaaatgttTTCCTTTGTATGGTACGAGAAAACagattaagaagaaaaaaataatttttataattttactgaataattctttttttttattttttgtattaaaaattaatttattaattaatattatactaatataattttcgtatatcaaaaatttaaaaactttattaataaaactattcattgaataagaataagaaatattttttattaataaaaatattaatcaaaatgagtattgttcatttattttaatctgtttagtttaaataaaatacaaaatttactaacaatattttaaactaaCGAATTCGAAGTAAAAAATCAGTGCCTTTGTTGGTACGAAAACAACTTTGGagaacaattaattatatatgatatttaatcGGGTAATaaagtgaataaaaataaaatttgtactttttatcttttcgGCCTTATACTTCCTTTCTCCGTCCAATTTTAGacagaaacaaaattgaactcTGGAAAGGTTTCATATAGATCGAGTTTTACTTTACCTCCATTTCTTCTCCCTAACCAAACaccaaattatttcttatacatttatttttactttcacttctcttatattcttatttttcaccCCAATCAAACACACTCTAGTGAGGAAcctctttaaattttatagtctcgtcctttaaaaaaattactaaaacactttataatatcttataaattttgtatttgttttaaaaaatttataagctcaCCCACAAATCCTGGCCTAAGTAAGcattattttgaataagttAGGCAGACTTAATCAACAGTTTTGACCTAATTGAGCTGtttttttctgttctttttgACCTCCTAACCCACAACCACTTGTACACATTTTAGAGCTTTAGCAGATCcgaaattttgtataataacaTGGAGATTGTGAGGGTATGGACATCTAACCCACTCCTTTTGAccgaaaattcttattcagtCGGATCAAACTGATCACTTGGCAACATTGATGGTATAGAATTTAGAAGCTAGAGGTGGAGAATCAAATGGCCCTCCTGACCTATCACTTTCAAGTTGCAACGTGAGATTGCTTCGATCTCACAAGGATACATATGAGTTGTTACGTAGTcactaaaattaagaaattatgaGACGAGTTAGTGTATTTGGTACGACGCCAAAGTGCACTTATGCAGCAAACAAGGTTGTGCTGGATTTCAGGGCGTCTAATCGACTAATGCAGTTTCTTATGGAACTTTCACAAGTTATGCACATACCGGACTTCTGTCTCGACCTATTATCAGTCAGACAACTATGCACTCACTTTCCAATTCGATGAGTAAGAGGTTGTTGGCTATAGGTAGGCAAGTAGCCGAGCTATATGTTCTGGATGCTACATCCTTTTTCTGATTCTTGAGAAACCAATTTGATTCTGCCAACCCAATGTTTTCTTGTCCCGTAACTTCAGCCTGTGATGGCATTCTACGGCATCAAATACTTGGTCATTCTTATGTACAAGCAATAAAACGTATCCATGTAATCAAATCTAAATCTACATCAGACTCTTATCACCTGTGATGTATTGTTCACGAGAGACATGTGTTCATATACCTCAACCAAACAGTTTGGTTGAgagaaaacacaaacacttTTTACTAGTGGCCTGATCATTGATGTTTCAAGCTTCCTTACCTAGAAAATTCTGGGGAGATTCATTTCTTACAGACACATATCTCATTAACAGGTTACCCACACATGTGTTGAACTGGAAAACACCTTTCGAACTTTTAGATCAGAAGCCCGCTACATAAGAAGCTAGAATTGTTGAGACATAGCAATCAAAACAAAGTTACGATCAGTTTAGACATTGTAGTCTTTGCACTTGTCAGAGAAACTTATGTATGCACTCCATTTGCGGACTTAGGAGAACAAACTTGCAATAGATAACGACCtgatattttcatttctacTTTTCAGTTGTCCCAAAGACAAACCAAAACGTCAACGTTTACCTAAGTTTTTGTGAGAACCACAATTGAAAATGTTATACCTCATCTTTATTCAACTCTCACTAACACAAAATGCAGAAACCAGACATATTGACAACTTCCAAAAACACATGCACATATTTtacctttctttctttcttacaaaaataaagaaaaacatttcagaaataaaaccaaacaaagccaAGCCTCTGTGAGTGCCACGATTTCTCTACTGATCTAACATTCTTGATCAAGGAATTTGGTTAAATAGACTCCCGAACAAATTTCTCATTTAAGGCTCTCTGGAAGTTCCTAGGCAAACCAAGTTGATGCCTCAGTTTAGTAGCTGATCAACAACAACTTCTGTGTCCTAATATACTGAGAAAAATATTGGTGTGGAAGTTAACGTCTCTTTGGAGGAGTAAGGTTATAATATTTGCTCCATTTTTAAATAGCTTCAATAGTATAAGTTGATTACACCTTTCTTCCGTCCTCTTCATTTACAAACTTTCTCATGGTTTTCTCATAGCATCATTCGTTTTCCAagttacttatatatatgagtgAGAGTATACTAGGGTTATTAGAGAACTAGGGCTGATTCTTAAATCAGAATCACAAAGATAGACCATAGCACGGGGTGTCAAGACTTTTATTTCTCCTGAACCCCAAGGAAAGTTCTCATCTAGGAAAGTTTTGTTCGAAATAATTAGTATGTTTAATTCTCTAGAACTCAGTACTGggagaaaaaatttgaactcaGGCAACAAGAATTTACTACTTACTAGGCGTCGAATTGCTCTTCAGAAAAATGATGTGGACCTTCAGTTTTACAGCCTCTCACAAACTTCCAGGCATCCGCCAACAATAACAAATTTCATAGACTAAAATACACAGCACTCCCTAATTATTACGAGTATGAGAAATGGCAAGAGATTTAAGTGAAACCCCTTGACAATTTAATAGCAATAAGATAAAAGAAACTTAAATTTGGGATGAAAACTGAGACTTGTACAATATTCATCAACTTTTCTGATGGTTCTTCTATGCAaggacaaataaataaaaattttcgcACCGTCATTACACTTCTCGATCATATATGCTCAACAAGGATAAGGAAATAgctaaagaaaaatttcaacttcCCACTTAGCCTCTGAGATCACTAGAAAAGAGATAACAACTTTCAAGACTATAGTTGCATGAAGCGAATTCACAAAAGAGAATAACAGTACTCATAAACTTCCGAAAATCCCCTCACTTATGTTTTCTACACTCATTTTTTATGGAGTTCACCTTTACAATCAGATGTTAACAAATGAATGCGCCAAATAATTGGTTACTCTCCTCAGTGAAGGTCAGAAAAATCCCTGGAAATTGTCCAAGCTCTACAcatagaaaaattttcaacaagCATCTAAGGGGCGGTTTTCAACTTgtaaacaattttcttttccatataACAATAGAATTTCATAGTGTTTCCTAAGGAGCTAATGAAACTGCCAAACAAACCAAGAACATctaaagaaaacaacaatGTTCACCACAATGTAATGGGAACAATTTTACCATCATGGAAGTTGCAAATTTATGATGTTCTAAGAGATAGCAATCAGTCTGCTGCATCtacatcatcatcttcttcaaaCTTCTGTCCAAAGCCTCTTGGTCCAGCTCTAGCTCTAGCTCTAACTTTCCCCTTTTTGCcacttttcttcttcttagcAGCCTCTTCTTTCTCaaacttctctctctccctcttctgCAAGAAGTCTGTTACAGCTATGTAGACAACCTGAGAATTCCAAAACATCaattcaaaatcaacaaaaccCCACGTTCCAAAATCACATCTTTTGAGTCACTAACAACCACAGTTTCCTCAATTCAGCATCAAAAGCAAAAAAGTCTCACCCCTACGGTAAGAACGGATAAACTGAGAAAGGCAATGAAAAAAAGAGCCGATACGACAGTGgtgccaccaccaccacttgTGGAAACTATTTCTTCAGAAGTCTGAACTGGGCTTGCTTCTGAAAGCAAAAAACTGCCATAAGTAGCAGAAAGTTTCCAACTTTTGGTGGGTTTTGACCAGACTGCTTCTGGTAAATGCAGAAAACATGATCTTCTTTCCGAAGATTGAGTGGAGGGAAAAGTAAGTTTAGGATCGTAGAATTGAGAAAATGAGTTCCGGGCGGTGACCAGACAAGCAGTTTTAGGCTTGAAAATCAAGGAGATTACGGGTGGAGAGAAGGTTGCAGATGATGCAGCCATGTTCATTATCCACTACTCCTTTCACATCCTCTGTTGGTTCCGGGCATCCTACCCATCCGTTTAGAAATTTAGGTGggtataatagaaaatatttatattttaagatacttttataaataaaaaaagtatattaattagacGGTCAGATAAATAACGTGTTCAGAACAAAACTTACACGCTGCAAAGGAAATACAATTCATTATCAAAGAATGTGTTCTTGGTTGAAACGGCAATTTTctcacaataattaatttgttaattaagaTCCCAATATAATCGGTTTTATTGCACCATATAACCAATTcgcaataaaataatcaattaaacttctttctttctaatttgcttaccagaaggtgatttAGTGTTTTTTCCATCAattcaatctcaccgttatataaagcTCAAGTGAACCCCCTTGACAGTTggttcatcaatctcatttcgcatcaaaactctttcaattcgcatcataacacttttcacatcacatcataactctttttcatattgcatcatacctcttttcattttatttctttctcatatcgcatcatacctctttttatttcatttatttctcatatcgcatcatccctcttttcatttcatttctccttacaggcttttcaacaacatcaaggggtactcacatcacaattatattcaattttcaccgctttttcatttccacatatcactaTTCCTATAAGCAGctagtaacgtaaaatcatatatcgatatattctcatttttaagcACCCACAACActcatacaacaaatataatatttcaatgtatTTTAATCATTCTACGTACgcaatatcgtcaatcaaattaaattatccaccactcatacattttcaaataaatcaacttCAGCAtgaatcacaaatttatataaaagtaataccacaaataaagagaacatatatagattaatactaattatttagttACCTCAACTTTATAATGTTTTTATCTACCCAAATAGATAATTGTTCCATCCTTTCACTTTATCCGTACatctataatgagttataacatataattaatatatatcaagaacatcgtaatttttaaatagaatattaaatattattcgaataatttctaataattctttaatatcttatatctatcaaaatataaatctttgtTATAGTTCTACTCAATAACAAGACACTCTAGGCTTCacaaaaatacttataatttatcaattaattcgtaggaattcatttaatcaaaccccttatatatttataactatcgtttttaataacatccctaaattaaattatcattaaaaatcttatttttcctctttaataatataatatttcttaaatataattttttgaaatatttatgaattttctatcaatccctcgctactatataatttaattaaacaacaatacatagaattacgtatttggttaataattttgatggaattatataaattaactatagtaatatttgaatctaacaaatctgataattcaattaaccaactatatcatttttatatcaaaataatatttaattcaacactaatttaaatagctaaatccataaaatatttcggttaaataatacatcgatcaatataaataatatttaataaatagattaattagataatataattatataaattaataaaaattaaagtaaaaattctTACCTCCGTtactgaaagaaaaaaagaagttgcACGTATTGTGAGATTGTgatttgtacatatatatatatatatatatttatcatggaGGTGGGGCGGTGGGTGATGACCCACTCCAAttcatttttggtttttattttttttaatttaattttcttaattaatataatttgctcctAACCATTATAGTgaacttcaatttaatccgttcaagttttaatatttttgaatttcaatctataatttatttactaactaactaacttttataaaatttaatcaattagtcctacaattatatattataatatctgAAGCGTCACACGACttgtatattatatcaatttcTTCCACTCTTTGTGAGGTCAACCACTATTAATTGATGACAATCCTCCATGCCATTTTCTGATTCAgcaagtatttaaaaaaattaacttttgatGATATGTACACAGCGAACCTCCTCAACTATCGTAAAGCCTATTAAGGTGAAAGATCTATAAAATCGTCAGcactacttttttttattgtcatgtcttgataaattttatcttgccacttaaaaaaatattagatttattttatatttaagtttAGACAAGTGTAccattatttatctttatactcatttttttaggtaaatagttagtaattatttaatttttatgttcaaaaataaattatttataatttatctacttaagtttttttttttttaacatacaATTCTCCCAAATGTTGGCATAAGGTACTAACTATTTTGGTTAGGTttagacaaatatatattgaagacatcaaatataaaatttatgagattaaatatataattatttttaaatatttgatgaagtAGAGAAGTAGgactaaaaatcaaatttggcGAATTATAGGAGATAGGGTGAGAGATATTTAGAGGATCAAAAAATATCTGTGGGAAGCATCCAGCGTGGCACTCTGTTTGGAATCTCATTTTGCACTTTTTCCACCTCAAActacttatttatattcacCGCCTACCCCTCTCCTCTCCTCTTTTTTCCCTATTtcaccacccccacccccaccccctccGTAGATTATCTGTTACATGTGATTTGATTTGCTCTATACTCCCATGGGTGAGGAAGTGAAAATTGATGATGGTATTGCCGACTGGGAGGCTGGCCTTCCCTCCCCCGACGATCTCACGCCGTTGTCTCAGTCTTTGATTCCGGTCGAATTGGCCTCCGCGTTCAAAATCTCGCCGGAGCCGGCTCGGACCGTGCTCGACGTCAATCGCGCCTCACAGACCACACTCTCTTCCCTCCGCGGCGCTGCCGCTCAGTCCTCCGCCGCCGTCGCCTCCAATTTCAAGCCGTTTAGTAGTCACGTGGATGATCACGTGATGGTTGAGGCGGAACCCGAAGAAGGATCCGACCCGAAGAAGAGTCGTAGGATGGACCCCGCCGATGATCCGGCGATGGATGGTTGTATGGACGACCAGTCAACGGCGGCTGCGAAGACTCTGAAGAGGCCGCGGCTTGTGTGGACCCCGCAGCTGCACAAGCGTTTCGTGGATGTGGTGGCGCATTTAGGGTTGAAGAACGCTGTGCCTAAGACGATTATGCAGTTGATGAATGTTGAAGGGTTGACTAGGGAGAACGTTGCGAGCCATTTGCAGAAGTATAGGCTATATGTTAAGAGGATGCAGGGTTTATCCAACGAGGGCCCCTCGCCGTCGGATCATTTGTTTGCTTCGACACCGGTACCGCAACAGAGCTTTAACGAGTCATCCAGCGGTGCCCCCAGCCACGGGAATGGAATTGCTAGTGGAAGTCATAATACTGCTGGTAATGGAAGTAGTGCGAATAATCATGTCGGAATGCCAATTCCAATGCCATATCCTCCACCTCCTCAGATTATGCCAATGCAGATGATGGGAATGGCTGCACATGGACATGGATTTCATGGGTATGAAGCAGCTCACTCACATCATAACCATCACTATCAGCAGCAGTATAGTAGTATGGTGCAGCAACAAAGGGACTGGACTGGGAATAAGTATAGTGGTTATCCACATCATGTGACTCAGAATAATAATAAGTGTTAGTCGGAGCGATGCTGTGAGTGGAAATAAAGGTGAGGTTTTGTTATGGTATTTTCTCTTTGGTTCTTGCGGGTACTAAATTGCCGTCCTGTTGGTTGTGATATGCTTTTGCTGATTTCATATTGGTAACACAGGGTCTGATGGAATCATTGCATTGGAAATGTGACATGTGAACCTCTG includes the following:
- the LOC105170440 gene encoding uncharacterized protein LOC105170440; protein product: MNMAASSATFSPPVISLIFKPKTACLVTARNSFSQFYDPKLTFPSTQSSERRSCFLHLPEAVWSKPTKSWKLSATYGSFLLSEASPVQTSEEIVSTSGGGGTTVVSALFFIAFLSLSVLTVGVVYIAVTDFLQKREREKFEKEEAAKKKKSGKKGKVRARARAGPRGFGQKFEEDDDVDAAD
- the LOC105170441 gene encoding transcription factor LUX, which codes for MGEEVKIDDGIADWEAGLPSPDDLTPLSQSLIPVELASAFKISPEPARTVLDVNRASQTTLSSLRGAAAQSSAAVASNFKPFSSHVDDHVMVEAEPEEGSDPKKSRRMDPADDPAMDGCMDDQSTAAAKTLKRPRLVWTPQLHKRFVDVVAHLGLKNAVPKTIMQLMNVEGLTRENVASHLQKYRLYVKRMQGLSNEGPSPSDHLFASTPVPQQSFNESSSGAPSHGNGIASGSHNTAGNGSSANNHVGMPIPMPYPPPPQIMPMQMMGMAAHGHGFHGYEAAHSHHNHHYQQQYSSMVQQQRDWTGNKYSGYPHHVTQNNNKC